A window of Gadus chalcogrammus isolate NIFS_2021 chromosome 16, NIFS_Gcha_1.0, whole genome shotgun sequence contains these coding sequences:
- the dhrs12la gene encoding DHRS-12_like_SDR_c-like domain-containing protein — MSLYRNSAWFLKGVTEFTKNAFISASKRFVEKDLEISMAGRSFMITGANSGIGRATAMAIAKKGGTVHMVCRNKDKAEEARADIVKESGNKEIFVHILDLSETKKVWEFAESFKRKYKSLNVLINNAGCIMSQREENAEGLEKSFASNVLGVYILTKSLIALLEKSAEPRVVTVSSGGMLVQKLRTGNLQTDRGRYDGAMVYAQNKRQQVVITEQLAKNHLNIHFSVMHPGWVDTPARGLRPLPDPVPQLHEEQPLRTPEQGADTAVWLAVSDAAATMPSGHFYQDRKMVSAHLPLAWTRSSSLEEQKFMSSLEDLAKSHQPH, encoded by the exons ATGTCTCTGTACCGCAACTCCGCCTGGTTCCTCAAGGGAGTGACCGAGTTCACTAA gAATGCCTTCATATCAGCGTCCAAGCGGTTTGTGGAGAAGGACCTGGAGATCTCCATGGCCGGCCGCTCATTCATGATCACAGGAGCCAACAGCGGCATCGGCAGGGCCACTGCCATGGCTATCGCCAAGAAAG GTGGGACCGTCCACATGGTGTGCAGAAACAAGGACAAGGCAGAGGAGGCCAGAGCGGACATCGTGAAAGAGTCCGGGAACAAG GAGATCTTTGTCCACATCCTGGACCTCTCTGAGACAAAGAAGGTGTGGGAGTTTGCAGAGTCCTTCAAAAGGAAGTACAAGTCCCTGAACGTATTG atcaACAATGCAGGCTGCATAATGAGCCAGAGGGAGGAGAACGCAGAGGGGCTGGAGAAAAGCTTTGCCAGCAATGTCCTGG gtgtgtaCATTCTGACTAAGAGTCTTATTGCTCTACTGGAGAAGAGTGCCGAGCCCAGGGTG GTCACAGTCTCTTCAGGGGGCATGCTGGTGCAGAAGCTGAGGACCGGGAACCTGCAGACCGACCGGGGCCGCTACGATGGAGCAATGGTGTACGCCCAGAACAAG AGACAGCAGGTGGTCATAACAGAGCAGCTGGCCAAGAACCACCTTAACATCCACTTCTCCGTCATGCACCCCGGCTGGGTGGACAccccag CGCGTGGCCTACGCCCATTGCCAGACCCGGTTCCACAGCTCCATGAGGAGCAGCCTCTGCGGACCCCAGAGCAGGGGGCTGACACCGCTGTGTGGCTGGCCGTCTCCGATGCCGCCGCAACCATGCCCAGCGGACACTTCTACCAAG ACCGTAAGATGGTGTCCGCCCACCTGCCTCTGGCCTGGACCCGCAGCTCTTCCCTGGAGGAGCAGAAGTTCATGTCTTCACTGGAGGACTTGGCCAAGAGTCACCAGCCCCACTGA
- the scg2a gene encoding secretogranin-2a, with protein sequence MTHRAAPVGLCVIPDRLPTARLVAADLTDETMSSRPASPASGSSLLLRLAPLLLPLLLSSLDSAEGASFRDYRLRGSKPPREPPHRGPDQDMLKALRHIENLRHRSGRPPSLRLQKPPHGAPGYDGGLLDNAQALRAMLTLRALEQGPKEEEELEGEENPEQGDKTQEWFQAVLRALERTGPANTAHQPAWGRGPGLRLGERAAASQEATRMMFEEEDGEKGKEEEGTYEEQEAAAEEGKGDERGNPLVRPTGEGVGEKYTPQKLATLQSIFDEVERLATGGKEEEEKGGVGEEGQQKENLNMRSLAYDKVARGLVDWGEEEVEGDEEEEEEQRGSKPQADQVLDYGDDGEDEDIDVEEEDGEDLSARRSINPQPTEDAEDMANLVDYYLLKVLEKTEEEDKREIEEEQKERAERKVSQFQYWDNRSPQQDMHQLLRLSQKYHIPPEELLALFQAEDRSKPRSQTTPPQSSGLARSHNRIFKKQPSLGSKQNNRYRTPERPSSYKAKDARTLEILSLLGLGSTGGPGPLKRPPPYQVSQPQFQPQPRRQEKYTPAQSPGTPNKLKENYDDNVGEDELAAYMAAKILEQYPAAPMYKKTGQKRSALGLVWPDEDEEQGGLGSLEQAMQDYFDQIDSDRAAQQQQKRQSEREGPGGVAQTQGPDDDALMRMMTLLTPEGQASQEK encoded by the exons ATGACGCACCGAGCCGCTCCAGTCGGTCTGTGCGTCATCCCGGACCGCCTCCCAACCGCCCGCCTCGTCGCAGCAGACCTGACAG ACGAGACTATGTCCTCCCGGCCCGCCTCCCCCGCCTCAGggagctctctgctcctccgcctcgcccccctcctcctgccgcTGCTCCTCAGCTCTCTGGACAGCGCCGAGGGGGCCTCGTTTAGGGACTACCGACTGAGGGGCAGCAAGCCCCCCAGGGAGCCCCCCCACCGGGGCCCAGACCAGGACATGCTGAAAGCCCTGCGACACATCGAGAACCTCCGCCACCGGAGTGGCAGGCCGCCCTCCCTGCGGCTCCAGAAGCCCCCCCACGGGGCCCCGGGCTACGACGGGGGCCTGCTGGACAACGCTCAGGCCCTCAGGGCCATGCTGACCCTGAGGGCCCTGGAGCAGGGCCCGa aggaagaggaggagttggagggggaggagaaccCAGAGCAGGGGGACAAGACCCAGGAGTGGTTCCAGGCAGTGCTGCGCGCCCTGGAGCGTACGGGGCCCGCCAACACGGCCCACCAGCCGGCGTGGGGCCGAGGCCCGGGGCTCAGGCTGGGCGAGAGGGCTGCCGCGTCGCAAGAGGCCACACGCATGAtgtttgaggaggaggacggcgagaagggaaaagaggaggaggggacataCGAAGAGCAGGAGGCTGCCGCTGAGGAGGGGAAAGGTGACGAGCGAGGCAACCCCCTTGTCCGGCCCACAGGCGAGGGCGTGGGGGAGAAGTACACGCCGCAGAAGCTGGCCACGCTGCAGTCAATCTTCGACGAGGTGGAGAGGCTTGCCACtggggggaaggaagaggaggagaaggggggggtcGGGGAGGAAGGTCAACAGAAGGAGAACCTCAACATGAGGAGTCTGGCGTACGACAAGGTGGCCAGAGGGCTGGTtgactggggggaggaggaggtggagggagacgaggaggaggaggaggagcagcggggCAGCAAACCCCAGGCCGACCAGGTCCTGGACTACGGCGATGACGGAGAGGACGAAGACATCGatgttgaggaggaggatggagaagaTCTCTCGGCTAGAAGGTCCATCAACCCCCAACCTACAGAAGACGCAGAGGACATGGCCAACCTGGTGGACTACTACCTTCTAAAGGTGCTGGAGAAaactgaggaggaggataaaagagaaatagaggaggagcagaaagagagggcagagaggaagGTTTCTCAGTTTCAATACTGGGACAACAGAAGCCCACAACAGGACATGCACCAGCTCCTCAGACTCTCCCAGAAGTACCACATACCCCCTGAGGAGCTGCTGGCCCTGTTCCAGGCCGAGGACAGGAGCAAGCCGAGGAGCCAAACCACCCCGCCTCAGAGCAGCGGGCTGGCCAGGTCGCACAACAGAATCTTCAAGAAACAGCCTAGCCTTGGATCCAAGCAGAACAACAGGTACCGCACTCCCGAACGGCCAAGCAGTTACAAGGCGAAAGACGCGAGGACGCTGGAGATCCTGAGCCTCCTGGGGTTAGGGAGCACAGGGGGCCCAGGGCCCCTAAAGAGGCCCCCGCCGTACCAAGTCTCACAGCCACAATTTCAGCCCCAGCCGAGGAGGCAGGAGAAGTACACCCCGGCACAGAGCCCTGGAACACCCAACAAACTAAAGGAGAACTACGACGACAACGTAGGCGAGGACGAACTGGCGGCGTACATGGCAGCAAAGATCCTGGAACAATATCCCGCCGCGCCGATGTACAAAAAGACGGGCCAGAAACGATCCGCACTGGGGTTGGTGTGGCcagacgaggacgaggagcagggagggctgGGATCCTTGGAGCAGGCCATGCAGGACTACTTTGATCAGATTGACTCAGACAGAgcagcacagcagcagcagaaaagacaGTCGGAGAGGGAGGGCCCGGGCGGGGTGGCCCAGACACAGGGCCCGGACGACGATGCGCTCATGAGGATGATGACCCTCCTGACCCCCGAGGGCCAGGCCAGCCAGGAGAAATGA
- the ap1s3a gene encoding AP-1 complex subunit sigma-3a, giving the protein MRMRRYYFKEHNFNMKGDLWGLVRLPAPGESWFTPVSERYKRKVIRDMTMMVVGRPARSCNFLQWRDLKIKDRRYASLYFCVGMESEDNELLTLEVLHRYVEMLDKYFGNVCELDLIFNFEKAYYILDEFLMGGEVLETSKIDIGVAIEDADVLQETLEEYMSKPTY; this is encoded by the exons atgaggatgaggaggtacTACTTCAAAGAACACAACTTCAACATGAAGGGAGATCTCTGGGGACTAG TCAGGCTGCCGGCTCCAGGAGAAAGTTGGTTCACGCCGGTGAGCGAGCGGTACAAGAGGAAGGTGATCCGGGACATGACCATGATGGTGGTGGGCCGGCCTGCGCGCTCCTGCAACTTCCTCCAGTGGAGGGACCTGAAGATTAAAGATC GGAG GTATGCCAGTCTGTACTTCTGTGTTGGGATGGAGTCCGAGGACAATGAGCTGCTCACCCTGGAGGTACTGCACCGATACGTGGAGATGCTGGACAAATACTTTGGCAAT GTCTGTGAACTGGACCTAATCTTTAACTTTGAGAAGGCCTATTACATCCTGGATGAGTTCCTGATGGGAGGAGAAGTTCTTGAAACCTCCAAAATAGATATTGGAGTAGCAATTGAGGATGCAGATGTACTTCAAGAG ACATTGGAAGAGTACATGAGCAAACCAACCTACTGA